In one window of Plasmodium cynomolgi strain B DNA, chromosome 13, whole genome shotgun sequence DNA:
- a CDS encoding hypothetical protein (putative), whose amino-acid sequence MYELKSVTSHTEEYDGNSTTESRTMDIEEGGIGKKEFNSAKKNKIKSCGFFTDNESSFLGKGKMASDKDNQTNAKNNVKITDILKCPWEFHTNFVSMILFIIGSTFFLYPKLYVAGCIIFAIACVMCVYSNVIGALNVGREKKNEFLGYVCYVIGCVIFIIGSIYCCFKEDFFAIMTFVVGSIFFLVGALFFIIAIDFDKIKSMNYKVLVVYVSNLVGGFLFTIASILFFYPSWYNSACYMYVAGSSLFTLATWFDYVIYVA is encoded by the coding sequence ATGTATGAACTGAAAAGTGTAACGAGTCATACAGAAGAATATGATGGCAATTCCACCACGGAATCGAGGACAATGGATATTGAAGAAGGGGGCATTGGAAAGAAGGAATTtaattctgcaaaaaaaaataaaatcaagtCTTGTGGGTTTTTTACAGACAACGAAAGCTCATTTcttggaaaaggaaaaatggcaTCAGACAAAGATAACCaaacaaatgcaaaaaataatgtaaaaattacagACATTTTGAAGTGCCCATGGGAATTTCACACAAATTTTGTCAGTatgattttatttataataggAAGTACATTCTTTCTTTACCCAAAGTTATACGTAGCTGGCTGTATCATTTTTGCCATAGCATGTGTTATGTGTGTTTATAGCAATGTAATCGGTGCTCTCAACGTTGgcagggaaaagaaaaatgaattcctTGGGTATGTATGTTACGTAATCGGctgtgttatttttataataggTTCAATTTATTGCTGTTTTAAGGAAGacttttttgcaattatGACCTTCGTTGTAGGAagtattttcttcctcgttggagccctcttttttattattgccATAgattttgacaaaataaaaagcatgAATTATAAGGTTTTAGTTGTTTACGTGTCCAATTTAGTTGGGGGATTTTTGTTTACGATTGCCagcattctttttttttaccccagCTGGTACAATTCAGCTTGTTACATGTACGTCGCGGGCAGTTCGCTTTTCACCCTGGCCACGTGGTTCGACTACGTCATTTACGTAGCC
- a CDS encoding hypothetical protein (putative), whose translation MGNTVGVECSYNHVRLTSILVKGKMRTNAEQTMNGGIGADSRGENCHSTEDTQPHVGTKKQIISLKTVHNCISGEGSQFKSDTHTLNGEYLQMQKDIYAYMLTIRHLIVGPVHLLVLCQDREKNKHLQIWPSKMGTHFEEPFCVYHHFVEAQSGEASQQRNNGKDPLLEDQIAQIYFITIKLNSLDEALNKCPEKTIANMVINLTGKRSAYLRRKIFKLKKMKDLSYHEEIKCINSALFFWENIIRTFYTNLCGRRVHMGKVATKRRGKKIKIGYENSS comes from the coding sequence ATGGGTAACACCGTGGGCGTTGAATGCTCCTATAACCACGTCCGGCTGACGAGCATTCTggtgaaggggaaaatgaggACTAACGCTGAGCAGACAATGAACGGTGGAATCGGTGCAGACTCGCGTGGAGAGAATTGCCACTCAACTGAGGACACTCAGCCTCACGTgggaacgaaaaaacaaattatttctcTCAAAACGGTTCATAATTGTATCTCCGGTGAAGGGTCCCAATTCAAATCGGATACACACACTTTGAATGGAGAGTACCTCCAAATGCAGAAGgatatatatgcttatatgCTAACCATACGACACCTCATTGTGGGCCCTGTTCACTTGCTTGTACTGTGTCAggatagagaaaaaaacaaacatcTCCAAATTTGGCCGTCAAAAATGGGTACCCACTTTGAGGAACCATTCTGTGTGTATCACCATTTCGTGGAAGCCCAATCAGGGGAAGCGTCACAGCAAAGGAATAACGGGAAAGACCCACTGCTGGAGGATCAAATTGctcaaatttatttcattaccATAAAGCTGAACAGCTTGGATGAAGCTCTGAACAAATGCCCAGAAAAGACAATCGCAAACATGGTAATAAATCTCACGGGGAAAAGGAGTGCCTACCTtaggagaaaaatttttaaattaaaaaaaatgaaggacctCTCCTATCACGAAGAAATAAAGTGTATCAACagcgcactttttttttgggaaaatattatccgaacattttatacaaatttgtgcGGGAGGAGAGTACACATGGGGAAGGTAGCAACAAAacggagggggaagaaaataaaaataggctACGAAAACAGTTCCTGa